One Festucalex cinctus isolate MCC-2025b chromosome 3, RoL_Fcin_1.0, whole genome shotgun sequence DNA window includes the following coding sequences:
- the arl2bp gene encoding ADP-ribosylation factor-like protein 2-binding protein isoform X2, giving the protein MDIKGRSVQSCGENIVDMVDMEDETFAISSSSPADTAFDSVIGCIEDIIMEEDFQQLQRNFMEKHYQEFDNTEENKLSYTPIFNEYVERLEKYVEHELMKRIPGFIMPTFIDHLMQHKDEVSGDIVDILLSFIDFVAFKEMVLQYKVYFLGKGGPKFRLEPRTCSHAFNS; this is encoded by the exons ATGGACATTAAGGGACGAA GTGTGCAGAGCTGCGGCGAGAACATTGTGGACATGGTCGACATGGAGGACGAAACCTTTGCAATTTCCAG TTCCTCACCTGCAGACACTGCATTCGACTCTGTCATTGGTTGCATAGAAGACATCATTATGG AGGAGGATTTCCAGCAACTACAGCGGAACTTCATGGAGAAACACTATCAAGAGTTTGACAACACTGAAGAGAACAAGCTCAGCTACACGCCCATTTTCAATGAATAT GTGGAGCGGTTGGAGAAATATGTGGAACATGAGCTGATGAAGAGGATCCCCGGCTTCATTATGCCCACCTTTATTGATCATCTCAT GCAGCACAAAGATGAGGTGTCAGGTGACATTGTTGATATCCTGCTGTCCTTTATTGACTTTGTGGCCTTCAAGGAGATGGTTCTGCAATACAAAGTG tATTTTCTAGGAAAAGGAGGGCCGAAGTTTAGACTTGAGCCAAGGACTTGTAGTCACGCCTTTAACTCCTAG
- the arl2bp gene encoding ADP-ribosylation factor-like protein 2-binding protein isoform X1 has protein sequence MDIKGRSVQSCGENIVDMVDMEDETFAISSSSPADTAFDSVIGCIEDIIMEEDFQQLQRNFMEKHYQEFDNTEENKLSYTPIFNEYVERLEKYVEHELMKRIPGFIMPTFIDHLMQHKDEVSGDIVDILLSFIDFVAFKEMVLQYKVEKEGRSLDLSQGLVVTPLTPRASNLSGSSQLE, from the exons ATGGACATTAAGGGACGAA GTGTGCAGAGCTGCGGCGAGAACATTGTGGACATGGTCGACATGGAGGACGAAACCTTTGCAATTTCCAG TTCCTCACCTGCAGACACTGCATTCGACTCTGTCATTGGTTGCATAGAAGACATCATTATGG AGGAGGATTTCCAGCAACTACAGCGGAACTTCATGGAGAAACACTATCAAGAGTTTGACAACACTGAAGAGAACAAGCTCAGCTACACGCCCATTTTCAATGAATAT GTGGAGCGGTTGGAGAAATATGTGGAACATGAGCTGATGAAGAGGATCCCCGGCTTCATTATGCCCACCTTTATTGATCATCTCAT GCAGCACAAAGATGAGGTGTCAGGTGACATTGTTGATATCCTGCTGTCCTTTATTGACTTTGTGGCCTTCAAGGAGATGGTTCTGCAATACAAAGTG GAAAAGGAGGGCCGAAGTTTAGACTTGAGCCAAGGACTTGTAGTCACGCCTTTAACTCCTAGAGCCTCCAACCTCTCGGGATCCAGTCAGTTGGAGTGA
- the pllp gene encoding plasmolipin encodes MTDFPSKVTTETGSPNSQTAQQGGNSLRGLAANVTTSMDMSFIRSIPSVLMMAQIFLGLLHWALIASSPYMWAPANGWVLFVAVTFWLLTSILFSLILFGVQRRLTAVPWPLVVMVYHGVATILYLTAFLANAASVQTFYGNYFFGHMAAAAFFGAVVTLAYGVSGFFSYLDWRGDGGNAATSTVPT; translated from the exons ATGACAGACTTCCCTTCCAAGGTAACCACGGAGACTGGTTCCCCCAACTCCCAGACTGCTCAGCAGGGGGGCAACAGCCTGAGAGGGCTGGCAGCTAATGTGACCACTAGCATGGACATGTCTTTCATCAGGAGCATCCCATCCGTCCTCATGATGGCTCAAATA TTTTTGGGACTGCTCCACTGGGCGCTCATCGCCAGCTCGCCTTACATGTGGGCACCGGCCAATGGATGGGTGCTCTTTGTGGCCGTCACTTTCTGGCTTCTCACCAGCATCCTCTTCAGCTTGATCCTCTTTGGTGTCCAGAGGCGACTCACTGCCGTCCCCTGGCCACTCGTG GTGATGGTGTACCATGGAGTAGCCACAATCCTCTATCTGACCGCCTTCCTAGCCAATGCTGCATCTGTTCAAACCTTCTACGGCAACTACTTCTTTGGACAtatggctgctgctgct TTCTTTGGCGCCGTGGTGACGTTGGCGTACGGCGTTAGTGGTTTCTTCTCCTATTTGGACTGGAGGGGAGACGGAGGAAATGCTGCTACCAGTACAGTACCCACCTAG